From Candidatus Binatia bacterium:
AGGACGTCGAGAACTTCGGGGCGGTGCAGCCCTCGATGTAGTGCACCTTCGCGCCCTTGTCCGCGATGATCAGCGTGCGCTCGAACTGGCCCATGTTCTCTGCGTTGATGCGGAAGTAGGCCTGCAGCGGCATCGCGACCGAGACGCCCGGCGGCACGTAGATGAACGACCCGCCCGACCAAACCGCGGAGTTGAGCGCGGCGAACTTGTTGTCGCCCGGCGGAATCACCGTGGCGAAATACTTGCGCACGATCTCGGGGTATTGCTTGACGGCGGTGTCCATGTCGCAGAAGAGCACGCCTTGCTCGTCGAGCGCCTTGGTGGTGCTGTGATAGACGACCTCGGACTCGTACTGCGCGGAGACGCCGGAGAGAAACTTTCGCTCCGCCTCGGGGATGCCCAAGCGATCGAAGGTCCGCTTGATATCCTCGGGGACGTCGTCCCACGACCGCTCGGTCTGGTCGGTGGACTTCACGAAGTAGTGGATGTTGCCGAAGTCGATCTCGTTGAGCAGCGCGGTATCGCCCCACGCCGGCATCGGCTTGCGGGCGAAGAGCTCGAGCGCTTTGAGGCGGAACTCGCGCATCCAGGCCGGCTCGTCCTTCATCGAGCTGATCCGCTCGACGATCTCGCGCGTCAGCCCCTTATCGGACTTGAAGACGTAGTTTTCGGGGTCGTGAAAGCCGTGGCGGTACTCCTCGATGAGGGCCGAGGGTGCCGCCGGAGCGTCGAGCTTGATTGCCATGATTCCATCTCAGCGTACCCCTTGCGGGCCGACATAGTCAAGATAGTGCAGTGCGAGCTTAAATTTCATCGCCGCCGCCGGTGGAAAACTCTTTACAGCGGGGGGGCTAGGGGGTATGATTTCCCCCGGCCCTTCCGTTAAGAGGAGTCCTGAGCAGGTCATACGGGAGGAGTCACGGTTTGGGGGAGGGCGCGCCCATTCGCGCCATCGCGGCGAGTCGCCCGCGCACCGCTCAAAAGCGCCGGCAGGAGCTAGCCGATAGGTCGGGGACGTGTCTGCACCGCAGCCGCCAGCCGACGAAGTCCGGAGGTGGGATTCCTCAAAGGTCAGGGAGACCTAAAATAAATTGAAGGCACTGGGCCGGCACATCGTGTGCGAGCTTTCGGGCT
This genomic window contains:
- the sufB gene encoding Fe-S cluster assembly protein SufB, translated to MAIKLDAPAAPSALIEEYRHGFHDPENYVFKSDKGLTREIVERISSMKDEPAWMREFRLKALELFARKPMPAWGDTALLNEIDFGNIHYFVKSTDQTERSWDDVPEDIKRTFDRLGIPEAERKFLSGVSAQYESEVVYHSTTKALDEQGVLFCDMDTAVKQYPEIVRKYFATVIPPGDNKFAALNSAVWSGGSFIYVPPGVSVAMPLQAYFRINAENMGQFERTLIIADKGAKVHYIEGCTAPKFSTSSLHSAVVELIALEGASIRYTTIQNWYRNIFNLVTKRAVAHANATVEWVDGNIGSRLTMKYPAIYLMGEGARGEVLSMAFAGEGQHQDAGAKVIHAAPRTTSVVTNKSVSAHGGKTTYRGLVEVHPGAVGAKTRVRCDALIMDEESSSDTKPTMKIHEQRSTVEHEASVSKIGEEQLFYAMSRGLSEADATAMIVNGFFDFFVKELPMEYAVELNRLVKMEMEGAVG